One window of the Dreissena polymorpha isolate Duluth1 chromosome 5, UMN_Dpol_1.0, whole genome shotgun sequence genome contains the following:
- the LOC127881393 gene encoding mucin-5AC-like, whose protein sequence is MAEVGYGYSRQETINLASDYASKQCSNVTGVSSAVPSTSGLQVKRKQPPVKEVVSSDSDDRDIAESDKCIMCKLFYPPCTDTKLSFINIVKWGCCDLCQGWKQKVLFPQWDIVSIHLLQPVSIHQKVRVHKSQHSGLAKDLQGVQTFSTTTTTTTTSPTTTTTSLTTTTANTTTTTTTTTSTTTTFTTTTSTTTTTTTTTTSTTTTTTTTTTTSTTTTTTTTTTTTTTSTTTTTTTTTATTTTTITTTTTTTTTTTNTITTTTATTTTTATTSTATSTTTAATSATTASTATPATAVTAVTPATAATATTAATAAATAAAATAAAATAAAATADTVACTTTTTTTTTTSASPTTTTTSITSTTATTTTTTTSTTTTTTTTTTTTTTTTTTTTTTTTTTTTTTTTTTTTTTTTTTTTTTTTTTTTITTTTTTTTTTTTTTTTTTTTTTTTTTTTTTTTTTTTTATSTTTTTTTTTTTTTSTTTTTTTTTTTTTTTATTTTTTTITTTTTTTTTTTTTTSTTTTTTTTTTTTTTTTTTTTTTTTTTTSTTTTT, encoded by the exons ATGGCTGAAGTAGGCTATGGCTACTCACGCCAGGAAACAATCAATTTGGCATCTGACTACGCT AGCAAACAGTGTTCAAATGTCACAGGTGTCTCTTCCGCTGTACCCAGTACCTCCGGCCTTCAGGTGAAACGAAAGCAGCCCCCAGTTAAAGAGGTGGTCAGCTCTGACTCAGATGACCGTGACATTGCAGAGTCTGACAAGTGCATTATGTGCAAGCTCTTCTATCCCCCTTGCACTGACACAAAGCTTTCATTCATTAACATTGTCAAGTGGGGATGTTGTGATTTGTGTCAAGGATGG AAACAGAAGGTACTATTTCCACAATGGGATATCGTGAGTATTCATCTTTTACAACCAGTAAGTATTCACCAGAAGGTAAGGGTCCACAAAAGTCAGCACTCAGGTCTTGCCAAGGACCTGCAGGGAGTTCAGACATTTTCAACG actactactaccactaccaccagtcccactaccactactaccagtctcactaccactaccgctaatactactactactactactactactacttctactactactacttttactactactacttctactactactactactactacaacaactacttctactactactactactactactactactactacttctactactactactactactactactactactactactactacttctactactactactactactactacaacggctactactactactactattactactactactactactactactacaactactaatactattactactactactgctactactactactactgctactactagtactgctacttctactactactgctgctacttctgctactactgcttctactgctactcctgctactgctgttactgctgttactcctgctacagctgctactgctactactgctgctactgctgctgctactgctgctgctgctactgctgctgcagctactgctgctgctgctactgctgatactgttgctt gtactactacaacaactactaccactacaaccagtgccagtcccactaccactactaccagtatcactagcactaccgctactactactactactactacttctactactactacaactactactactacaactactactactactactactactactactactactactactactactactactactactactactactactactactactactactactactactactactactactactactactactactactactattactactacaactactactactactactactacaacaactacga ctactactactactactactactactactactactactactactactactactactactactactactgctacttctactactactactactactactactactactactactacttctactactactactactactacaactactactactactactactactgctactactactactactactactattactactactactactactactactactactactactactactagtactactactactactactactactac tactacaactactactacaactactactactactactactactactactactacttctactactactactact